The following proteins come from a genomic window of Methanosarcina sp. MTP4:
- a CDS encoding UbiA family prenyltransferase, with translation MSLTARIGELSPYLQLLRPELYYMDLTLPASSAILASYLASGGLPELSPFIIAVIGGFAAITSSYVFNDCCDVDIDTINLPDRPLPSSTVSKKTALTYAIFLLAIAGSAATYLNPESLLVLLIAAGTITVYSIFAKRSTFLSFVPVGISYGLVPVGVWLAFDPAGILKGSDGVILPLAGICFGLMMCVTDWAFTLGGVARDVEGDRLKGAPTMPVTYGIPFTARFVTFWWIVGVIASVIIGWSAGLGPVYFAGALASGLWMLAQCVDFIRHPTPERGGSLFLNGSNYRAVMFGSMILDVVLCIYLEAYTSILW, from the coding sequence TTGTCCCTCACAGCAAGAATCGGAGAACTCAGCCCCTATCTCCAGCTGCTGAGACCCGAACTCTACTACATGGACCTGACCCTCCCTGCCTCAAGCGCCATCCTGGCATCCTACCTGGCAAGCGGAGGGCTTCCGGAACTCAGCCCTTTCATTATTGCGGTTATCGGAGGCTTTGCAGCCATCACCAGTTCATACGTTTTCAACGACTGCTGCGACGTTGACATCGATACCATTAACCTTCCCGACCGGCCCCTGCCCTCTTCGACGGTCTCGAAGAAAACGGCGCTTACGTACGCCATCTTTCTTTTAGCAATTGCAGGATCTGCGGCCACATACCTGAACCCGGAATCCCTCCTGGTCCTTCTGATCGCAGCCGGCACAATCACCGTCTACTCAATTTTCGCAAAACGGAGCACTTTCCTCAGTTTCGTGCCTGTGGGCATCTCTTACGGGCTTGTGCCTGTGGGCGTCTGGCTGGCTTTTGACCCTGCAGGAATCCTGAAAGGAAGCGACGGGGTGATCCTGCCCCTTGCCGGAATCTGCTTCGGGCTAATGATGTGCGTTACGGACTGGGCCTTTACCCTTGGCGGAGTTGCCCGGGACGTGGAAGGCGACAGGCTCAAAGGCGCACCCACCATGCCCGTGACTTACGGCATCCCCTTTACCGCCAGGTTTGTTACATTCTGGTGGATCGTGGGAGTTATCGCATCGGTGATCATCGGCTGGTCTGCCGGACTCGGCCCCGTGTACTTTGCAGGCGCTCTTGCCTCAGGGCTCTGGATGCTTGCCCAGTGCGTTGACTTTATCAGGCATCCGACCCCGGAAAGAGGAGGAAGCCTCTTTTTAAACGGGTCAAACTACAGGGCCGTCATGTTCGGGTCCATGATCCTGGACGTGGTGCTGTGCATCTACCTTGAAGCTTACACATCTATTCTTTGGTAA
- the tgtA gene encoding tRNA guanosine(15) transglycosylase TgtA: MSAIFEILDKDAGGRIGKLKTPHGIVETPTVMPVINPNIQLIPPEEMRSFGAEILITNSYIIYRKEELRNVALEKGLHELLGFDGPIMTDSGSFQLSIYGSVEVTNEEILGFQQKIGSDIIVPLDIPTPPDVPRKRAEEELAITAERLEAARKLIQGEQLLAGPVQGSTYPDLREKAASHLKELDFGVYPLGAVVPLMETYRYAELVDVIAASKKGLSPVAPVHLFGAGHPMMFALAVALGCDLFDSAAYALYAKDGRYITANGTYHLDKLNYLPCSCPICSKYTAEELKKAQNSQELLGRHNLYATFEEIRLIKQSIKEGKLLELVEKRCRAHPKLLDGLKRLYTHSALLEKFDPASKGTFFYCGPESASRPEVLRFGKRLERFSIEGPALIRTRPVKGEKEYSQVLIFKPPFGAYPVEMEEVYPFSAEVPKIPDYEALSTALSNTLKLIDLNPEAEFTFICEPEFDHPLLEKIRERAELVYRDEWKKG, from the coding sequence ATGTCAGCGATATTTGAAATACTCGACAAGGACGCAGGCGGCAGGATAGGAAAACTCAAGACCCCGCACGGGATAGTTGAGACTCCTACCGTCATGCCTGTGATAAATCCGAACATCCAGCTTATCCCCCCGGAAGAGATGAGAAGCTTCGGGGCAGAGATCCTTATCACCAATTCCTATATTATCTACCGGAAAGAAGAACTGCGAAACGTGGCCCTTGAAAAAGGGCTGCACGAGCTTTTGGGCTTTGACGGGCCCATCATGACTGATTCGGGGTCATTCCAGCTTTCCATCTATGGCTCGGTGGAAGTCACGAACGAGGAGATCCTGGGATTCCAGCAAAAAATCGGAAGTGACATCATCGTCCCCCTGGACATCCCGACTCCTCCTGACGTCCCCAGAAAGCGGGCCGAAGAAGAACTTGCAATTACTGCCGAACGCCTGGAAGCCGCCCGGAAACTCATACAGGGAGAACAGCTCCTGGCAGGCCCGGTCCAGGGTTCGACCTACCCCGACCTGAGGGAAAAAGCCGCTTCCCACCTGAAAGAACTCGATTTCGGAGTCTACCCCCTGGGAGCCGTGGTTCCACTTATGGAAACCTACCGCTATGCAGAACTCGTGGACGTGATTGCAGCCTCGAAAAAGGGTCTCTCTCCGGTTGCCCCGGTCCACCTCTTCGGGGCAGGGCACCCTATGATGTTCGCTCTCGCCGTGGCCCTCGGATGCGACCTCTTTGACTCGGCAGCCTATGCCCTCTACGCAAAGGACGGGCGCTATATCACTGCAAACGGGACCTACCACCTGGACAAACTTAACTACCTGCCCTGTTCCTGCCCAATCTGCTCGAAATACACGGCAGAAGAGCTGAAAAAAGCACAGAACAGCCAGGAACTCCTGGGAAGGCACAACCTCTACGCAACCTTCGAGGAAATCAGGCTGATCAAGCAGTCCATAAAGGAAGGAAAACTCCTGGAACTTGTGGAAAAGCGCTGCCGCGCCCATCCGAAACTGCTTGACGGGCTGAAAAGGCTCTATACTCATTCCGCCTTGCTCGAGAAGTTCGACCCTGCAAGCAAAGGCACCTTTTTCTACTGCGGACCCGAATCCGCGTCCCGTCCCGAAGTCCTGCGTTTCGGAAAGAGGCTGGAACGCTTCAGCATCGAAGGCCCGGCGCTTATCCGCACAAGGCCCGTGAAAGGCGAAAAGGAATACAGCCAGGTCCTCATTTTCAAACCCCCCTTTGGAGCATACCCCGTGGAAATGGAAGAGGTATACCCCTTCAGCGCCGAGGTCCCGAAAATCCCGGATTACGAAGCCCTGAGCACAGCCCTCTCAAATACCCTCAAACTAATAGACCTGAACCCTGAGGCAGAATTTACCTTCATCTGCGAACCGGAGTTCGACCACCCACTCCTCGAAAAAATCCGGGAAAGGGCGGAACTTGTGTACAGAGACGAATGGAAAAAAGGATGA
- a CDS encoding pyruvate kinase alpha/beta domain-containing protein has protein sequence MEKPILYLDSVGETNTDAVVGAAAKRAAELGITHIVVASTSGKTALKMAEAVKSTGVKVIGISHQYGQKEKGEWEVEEEYKQKLEELGAVITTQSHMFSGIERSITRKFGGYSRIEVISDTLRSLFGKGFKVAVEVAIMAADSGHIPISEDTEIIAIGGTRWGADVALVLRPAHSNDFFSMQVREIIAMPRAKED, from the coding sequence ATGGAAAAACCGATTCTTTATCTGGACAGCGTAGGGGAAACAAACACTGATGCCGTGGTTGGGGCTGCGGCAAAAAGAGCCGCAGAACTTGGGATCACACACATCGTTGTTGCAAGCACCAGTGGAAAAACCGCCCTCAAGATGGCAGAAGCCGTGAAAAGCACCGGCGTCAAGGTCATCGGCATAAGCCACCAGTACGGGCAAAAAGAGAAAGGCGAATGGGAAGTGGAAGAGGAATACAAACAGAAACTTGAGGAGCTCGGAGCCGTTATCACCACCCAGTCCCACATGTTTTCAGGGATCGAACGCTCAATAACCAGGAAGTTCGGAGGCTATTCCCGGATAGAAGTGATTTCCGACACCCTGCGATCCCTTTTCGGAAAAGGCTTCAAGGTAGCGGTCGAAGTCGCAATCATGGCGGCAGACTCAGGGCATATTCCCATCTCTGAAGACACGGAAATCATTGCAATTGGCGGTACTCGCTGGGGTGCGGACGTTGCCCTTGTGCTCAGGCCTGCCCACAGCAACGACTTCTTCTCCATGCAGGTCCGGGAAATCATTGCCATGCCGCGGGCAAAGGAAGATTGA
- a CDS encoding proteasome assembly chaperone family protein, which translates to MSDTDYDNNDVKIITKPVQSKNPVLIEGFPGIGLVGNIASQHLIEEMDMEYIGSIESRYFPSIAVLYEGLINMPVRIYESVEHNLIIVISDIPISHSVSYDVSNALVDWAESINVKEIASIAGIAIMDGGHKVFGAATTQEMLDKIKDEVEVFQMGTISGISGSVMAECLLRGIPALSLLGATRTQNPDPRAASAVVEVLNKLYGLSIDTERLIKQAERIEVELQKLAEDVQTSEQKGEVKKEFPMYG; encoded by the coding sequence TTGTCAGATACGGATTATGATAACAATGACGTGAAGATTATTACGAAACCTGTGCAGTCAAAAAACCCTGTTTTGATTGAAGGTTTCCCCGGAATCGGGCTTGTTGGGAACATTGCAAGTCAGCACCTGATCGAAGAGATGGATATGGAGTACATCGGTTCTATCGAGTCCAGGTATTTCCCCTCCATTGCCGTACTCTACGAGGGGCTTATCAACATGCCTGTCCGGATCTATGAAAGTGTGGAGCACAACCTGATTATCGTGATTTCGGATATCCCTATCAGCCATTCGGTTTCCTACGATGTAAGCAATGCCCTGGTTGACTGGGCAGAGTCCATCAATGTAAAGGAAATTGCCTCTATTGCTGGAATTGCTATCATGGATGGGGGACACAAGGTCTTCGGGGCAGCCACTACCCAGGAGATGCTGGACAAGATCAAGGACGAAGTGGAGGTCTTCCAGATGGGAACCATTTCAGGTATTTCTGGCAGTGTGATGGCCGAATGCCTGCTCAGGGGAATCCCGGCGCTGAGCCTGCTCGGAGCTACCCGGACCCAGAACCCAGATCCCAGGGCTGCTTCTGCTGTTGTTGAGGTTTTAAACAAACTCTACGGGCTGTCGATCGATACCGAACGGCTCATAAAGCAAGCCGAGCGCATAGAAGTTGAGTTGCAAAAACTTGCTGAAGATGTCCAGACCTCCGAACAGAAAGGAGAAGTTAAAAAGGAATTCCCAATGTACGGGTGA
- a CDS encoding DUF473 domain-containing protein, with protein MEYIALTGIADSVIEALKTHSLRTLEIRNPQNFFGVLGLNAGDQVLLTSTRRDDLTDGTTGLIARVVQRQISTHSIISANDLYIEECETMAARVQLECRCMARVRSVISNELGKPVVVDAREIPCYEAR; from the coding sequence ATGGAGTACATTGCACTAACCGGAATTGCCGATTCAGTGATTGAAGCCCTTAAAACACATTCACTCAGGACTCTTGAAATTCGGAACCCACAAAATTTTTTCGGTGTACTTGGGCTTAATGCAGGGGATCAGGTTCTCTTAACATCCACCCGGCGTGACGATTTAACGGACGGGACCACAGGGCTCATTGCCAGGGTCGTGCAAAGGCAGATCTCCACACATTCCATTATCAGTGCAAATGATTTGTATATCGAGGAATGTGAAACCATGGCTGCTCGCGTTCAACTTGAATGCAGGTGCATGGCAAGGGTACGCAGCGTCATCTCAAATGAACTTGGCAAACCGGTAGTAGTGGACGCCAGGGAAATTCCCTGCTATGAAGCCCGGTAA
- the thsA gene encoding thermosome subunit alpha has translation MAAQPIFILREGSQRTHGSDAQHNNIMAAKAVAESVRTTLGPKGMDKMLVDSMGDVVITNDGATILKEMDIEHPGAKMIVEVSKTQDAEVGDGTTTAAVLAGELLEKAEELLESGVHPTLIASGYRLAANQATKTLETITISVSPEDTETLEKLAATAITGKGAESYKEHLSALTVKAVRSIVEEREGKITVDIEDIKTEKRPGGSISDSEIIEGVLVDKERVHAAMPEVIEDAKILLLSVPIELKKTDTKAEIKITTPDQMQLFLDQEEAMLREIVDKVIATGANVVFCQKGMDDLAQYYLTKAGIFGMRRVKKSDMDKLSRATGAKVITSIDEIEESDLGYAGLVEEKDVTGSRMTFVTGCKDSKTTSILLRGGTEHVVDGISRALEDALRVVGVALEDQMVVVGGGSPEIELALRLKEYAATLKGREQLAVTKFAESLEVIPQTLAENAGLDPIDMLVEMRSQHEKGNKKAGLNVYTGKIEDMYENNVIEPLRIKTQAINAATEAAIMILRIDDVIASAGMKAGPGGEMPDMEL, from the coding sequence TTGGCAGCACAACCAATCTTTATTTTAAGAGAAGGAAGCCAGAGGACCCACGGTTCCGACGCACAGCACAACAACATCATGGCCGCAAAGGCCGTAGCTGAGTCAGTTAGGACCACTCTTGGGCCGAAGGGTATGGACAAGATGCTCGTGGACTCCATGGGCGATGTAGTGATCACGAATGACGGGGCAACCATCCTCAAGGAAATGGACATCGAACACCCCGGCGCAAAAATGATCGTGGAAGTTTCCAAGACCCAGGACGCAGAGGTAGGAGACGGGACCACCACCGCAGCTGTTCTTGCAGGAGAACTCCTGGAAAAGGCAGAAGAACTGCTGGAAAGCGGTGTCCACCCCACCCTGATCGCAAGCGGATACAGGCTCGCAGCAAACCAGGCTACAAAGACCCTGGAGACTATCACAATCAGCGTCTCCCCGGAAGACACCGAAACCCTGGAGAAGCTGGCAGCAACCGCAATCACCGGGAAAGGGGCAGAATCTTACAAGGAACACCTCTCCGCACTTACGGTAAAGGCAGTCAGGTCCATCGTTGAAGAAAGAGAAGGGAAGATCACGGTCGACATCGAAGACATCAAGACCGAAAAGAGACCTGGGGGAAGCATCAGTGACTCTGAGATAATTGAAGGTGTCCTCGTTGACAAGGAACGCGTCCACGCCGCCATGCCCGAAGTCATAGAAGACGCAAAGATCCTCCTCTTAAGCGTACCCATCGAACTCAAGAAGACCGACACCAAGGCAGAGATCAAGATCACAACCCCTGACCAGATGCAGCTTTTCCTTGACCAGGAAGAAGCAATGCTCAGGGAAATTGTGGACAAAGTAATCGCCACCGGCGCCAACGTTGTCTTCTGCCAGAAGGGAATGGACGACCTTGCCCAGTACTACCTGACAAAGGCAGGAATTTTCGGCATGCGCAGGGTTAAGAAGAGCGACATGGACAAACTATCCCGTGCAACCGGGGCAAAGGTAATCACCAGCATCGACGAGATTGAGGAGTCCGACCTCGGGTATGCGGGCCTTGTGGAAGAAAAGGACGTCACTGGCTCCAGAATGACCTTTGTCACAGGCTGCAAGGACAGCAAGACCACCTCTATCCTCCTCCGCGGCGGAACCGAGCACGTGGTAGACGGCATCTCAAGAGCTCTCGAAGACGCTCTCAGAGTCGTGGGTGTAGCCCTCGAAGACCAGATGGTCGTTGTGGGCGGCGGCTCCCCTGAGATCGAACTTGCTCTCAGGCTCAAGGAATATGCGGCAACCCTGAAAGGCAGGGAACAGCTTGCAGTTACGAAGTTTGCCGAGTCCCTGGAAGTCATTCCCCAGACCCTCGCAGAAAACGCAGGGCTGGACCCCATCGACATGCTCGTGGAAATGCGCTCCCAGCACGAGAAGGGCAACAAGAAGGCAGGCCTCAACGTCTACACCGGGAAGATCGAAGACATGTACGAAAACAATGTCATCGAGCCCCTCAGGATCAAGACCCAGGCAATCAACGCCGCCACTGAGGCAGCAATCATGATCCTCAGGATCGACGATGTGATTGCTTCCGCAGGCATGAAAGCAGGCCCCGGCGGAGAAATGCCGGACATGGAATTATAA
- a CDS encoding heterodisulfide reductase-related iron-sulfur binding cluster, with protein MKITGLWNCVVLKPKLKKPLNKVVAWHDSCHLGRAGGKVYEPPRELLKAIPGIQFRELEHNREQAHCCGSVVSLIAEPPVAYKLGGMRLQEAADVNADIIAALCPCCTVQFRVAAEKNNMKIESQDLGALVARSLGYDIPDTTNYALQSWVPFEKMIDLMQPENMAGLMVELLPEIMAAMPAPLQSMMKMVKYVPGMDALMKPMMPVMMPRLMPSVMPEVMPDMLKAVEKRVPMPDYMREQLPDLMPKAMENLMPNMLPQIIPLLTPRMIEYIKKH; from the coding sequence ATGAAAATCACTGGATTATGGAATTGTGTCGTGCTGAAGCCCAAATTAAAAAAACCGCTCAATAAAGTGGTTGCCTGGCATGACTCCTGCCACCTGGGAAGAGCCGGAGGCAAAGTCTACGAACCTCCGAGAGAGCTGTTGAAAGCCATCCCGGGCATCCAGTTCAGGGAACTTGAACATAACAGGGAACAGGCTCACTGCTGCGGTTCGGTGGTCAGCCTGATTGCCGAGCCTCCGGTTGCATATAAACTTGGAGGTATGAGGCTTCAGGAAGCTGCAGATGTGAACGCGGATATCATTGCGGCTCTATGCCCCTGCTGTACGGTCCAGTTCCGTGTCGCAGCCGAGAAAAACAACATGAAAATAGAGTCCCAGGACCTCGGTGCCCTTGTGGCCAGAAGCCTCGGCTATGACATCCCGGACACGACAAACTACGCCCTGCAGTCATGGGTGCCCTTTGAGAAAATGATCGACCTCATGCAGCCCGAAAACATGGCCGGCCTTATGGTAGAACTCCTGCCCGAGATAATGGCAGCCATGCCAGCGCCCCTGCAGTCCATGATGAAAATGGTCAAATACGTGCCCGGCATGGACGCCCTGATGAAGCCCATGATGCCGGTTATGATGCCCAGACTCATGCCCTCGGTCATGCCCGAAGTCATGCCTGACATGCTCAAAGCCGTAGAAAAGCGGGTTCCTATGCCCGATTACATGAGAGAGCAGCTCCCGGACCTCATGCCAAAAGCCATGGAAAACCTGATGCCGAACATGCTGCCCCAGATCATCCCGCTCCTTACCCCACGGATGATCGAGTACATCAAGAAACATTGA
- a CDS encoding ISNCY family transposase: MVTIYLNLNNFSELPTLLDIFGNYDNDYEYTAEGIFRKKTSPSCPKCNIPMVHNGYNTYTKKGLGDVKIGKYKCSNCNCTLEENRSFWEEIKSVLFDSFNDFFQLLRYHNVSHKGISSIMDFIYPRSKSTILREFNKNMDQEKVPNVEYVYMVHYDEQHPKEGRCQKYRLTLLDAKTQRPLADELFDDKNSETIKNFLKKHLDTSKPVFIVTDFDNTYPGVLKEVFGDKLVHQYCLMHLNKLIVHDFPRKTSIEQELLKYKMLNIFYNREKEIDFLEKLLPEELNLSGDEKQYVEWIKTAKKQFNKYRHGLKLERRRKKENLTHHCLEKARTNFEDLMRNIRTYDEGIQKRLWMINSHWLNLTVFHYLPGSPATNNPIESYFSKSLKTDSKKQFRTDTGIENQIKLAKMKRAGMITKPDKSLLELFRTFTPFKV; encoded by the coding sequence AATTATGACAACGATTATGAATATACTGCAGAAGGAATTTTTCGTAAAAAGACTTCTCCATCATGTCCTAAATGCAACATTCCTATGGTTCATAATGGTTACAACACATACACCAAAAAAGGGCTTGGAGACGTCAAAATCGGCAAATATAAGTGTTCAAATTGTAACTGCACACTTGAAGAAAATCGTAGTTTCTGGGAAGAGATTAAGTCTGTTCTTTTTGATTCATTTAACGATTTTTTTCAACTACTCAGATATCATAATGTCTCACATAAAGGAATTTCTTCCATTATGGATTTCATATATCCAAGATCAAAAAGCACTATTCTCAGAGAATTCAACAAAAATATGGATCAAGAGAAGGTTCCAAATGTAGAATATGTATACATGGTACACTATGACGAACAGCATCCAAAGGAAGGACGTTGTCAAAAATATCGTTTAACCTTACTTGATGCAAAAACTCAAAGACCATTAGCTGATGAGCTTTTTGATGATAAAAATTCAGAAACAATCAAAAATTTCCTTAAAAAGCATCTGGATACTTCTAAACCTGTGTTCATAGTTACGGATTTTGACAATACTTATCCTGGAGTTTTAAAGGAAGTTTTTGGAGATAAGTTAGTACATCAGTATTGTTTGATGCACTTAAACAAGCTTATAGTTCATGATTTTCCACGGAAAACGTCTATTGAGCAGGAATTATTGAAATATAAAATGTTGAACATATTTTATAATCGAGAAAAGGAGATCGATTTTCTGGAAAAACTTCTACCTGAGGAACTTAATTTAAGCGGTGACGAAAAACAGTACGTAGAATGGATTAAAACGGCAAAAAAGCAATTTAATAAGTATAGACATGGATTAAAACTTGAAAGGCGAAGAAAAAAAGAAAATCTCACACATCATTGCCTTGAAAAGGCAAGAACAAATTTTGAAGATTTGATGAGAAATATAAGAACATACGATGAAGGTATCCAAAAACGACTGTGGATGATCAATAGTCATTGGTTAAATCTTACTGTGTTTCATTATCTTCCTGGATCTCCAGCAACGAACAATCCAATAGAAAGCTATTTTTCAAAAAGTCTTAAAACAGATAGCAAAAAGCAGTTTAGAACTGATACTGGAATTGAAAACCAGATTAAACTCGCTAAGATGAAAAGAGCGGGAATGATAACAAAACCAGACAAATCACTTTTGGAGTTATTTAGAACATTTACACCTTTCAAGGTATAG